A stretch of the Lytechinus variegatus isolate NC3 chromosome 5, Lvar_3.0, whole genome shotgun sequence genome encodes the following:
- the LOC121416222 gene encoding glutaredoxin-like, whose amino-acid sequence MATSFVDTTIRDNKVVVFSKTYCPFCKMAKTALENAGLQNYKLIELDENDNCDEIQDYLLNLTGARSVPRVFIGGKCIGGGSETKALQDEGKLTKMLQDNGAL is encoded by the exons ATGGCAACTTCCTTTGTAGATACCACGATTCGTGATAATAAG GTAGTGGTGTTTTCCAAGACTTATTGTCCATTCTGCAAGATGGCAAAGACAGCCCTCGAAAATGCCGGCCTTCAGAATTACAAGCTAATCGAGTTGGATGAGAATGATAATTGTGATGAAATTCAGGATTATCTGTTAAACTTGACAGGAGCTAGATCG GTTCCACGTGTGTTCATTGGAGGTAAATGCATTGGAGGTGGCTCTGAAACTAAAGCGTTGCAGGATGAAGGAAAACTAACCAAAATGCTTCAAGACAATGGTGCTCTGTAA